From a single Sorghum bicolor cultivar BTx623 chromosome 5, Sorghum_bicolor_NCBIv3, whole genome shotgun sequence genomic region:
- the LOC8071809 gene encoding serine carboxypeptidase-like 18: protein MANSAPSCRAFSWLWLWLLLLLRLWCLLLVLYCPMMSSALVVRELPGFDGPLPFFLETGYVEVDESNGVQLFYYFVQSERDPASDPLLLWLQGGPGCSGLSGLVYEIGPLLFDVQYTANGYEGGVPRLLYRPETWTKVSNIIFVDSPVGAGFSYASTEEGFKSSDTIAIKQLVIFLKKWLDQHPQFMSNPLYIGGESYCGIIIPALTLEIDKLIRKASGESLPFNLKGYIAGNPMTDKKFDTDGKIKFFHGMGLISDELYELAKVNCRGSYDPPANHQCAKYIESINYCTKDINVFHILEPSCKTLWRNVTEKAEMHRLMLESDGVGVPLHFKCRHDSYQLLYIWTNDETVRKNLGIRQKITQQGSQQDLYTRSYATNLTYATVKGAGHTAPEYKPKECLAMFARWISTIPL from the exons ATGGCAAACAGTGCGCCGAGCTGCCGTGCATTCTCTTGGCTGTGGCtgtggctgctcctgctcctacgGCTGTGgtgcctcctcctcgtcctctaCTGTCCGATGATGTCGTCGGCGCTCGTCGTCAGGGAACTACCGGGATTCGATGGCCCCCTTCCCTTCTTCCTCGAAACCGG GTATGTGGAGGTGGACGAGAGCAATGGTGTGCAGCTTTTCTACTACTTCGTTCAGTCGGAGAGGGATCCTGCTAGTGATCCGCTGCTGCTGTGGCTGCAAGGTGGGCCTGGCTGCTCAGGGCTCTCGGGTCTTGTCTACGAGATTG GGCCGTTGCTTTTCGATGTGCAATATACAGCAAATGGTTATGAAGGAGGCGTCCCCCGATTGCTCTATAGACCTGAAACATGGACTAAG GTGAGCAATATAATATTTGTTGATTCTCCCGTTGGGGCTGGTTTCTCATATGCCTCTACAGAGGAAGGTTTTAAGTCCAGTGATACCATTGCAATAAAACAACTGGTCATCTTCCTTAAAAAG TGGCTGGATCAACATCCTCAGTTTATGTCAAATCCACTATATATTGGTGGTGAATCGTACTGCGGCATCATTATACCTGCTCTCACATTAGAAATTGACAAATTAATTA GAAAAGCATCAGGCGAAAGTCTACCATTTAATCTCAAG GGTTACATTGCTGGCAACCCAATGACCGACAAGAAGTTCGACACAGATggaaaaatcaaattttttcATGGAATGGGACTTATATCAGATGAGCTTTATGAG CTTGCCAAAGTGAACTGTAGAGGAAGCTATGATCCGCCCGCCAATCATCAATGTGCAAAATATATTGAATCTATAAACTAT TGCACAAAGGACATCAATGTGTTTCACATCCTCGAGCCGTCATGCAAAACGCTTTGGAGAAATGTGACAGAAAAGGCTGAAATGCACAGGCTCATGCTGGAATCCGATGGCGTTGGCGTACCTCTGCACTTCAAATGCAGA CACGACTCCTATCAGCTGTTATATATATGGACAAATGATGAAACTGTAAGGAAGAATCTGGGCATTCGACAG AAAATAACACAACAAGGTTCCCAACAAGATCT ATATACTAGAAGTTATGCGACTAATTTGACATATGCAACTGtgaag GGTGCTGGCCACACTGCTCCCGAGTACAAGCCCAAGGAGTGCCTCGCAATGTTTGCAAGATGGATTTCCACTATACCTTTATGA